A single region of the Pseudomonas sp. VD-NE ins genome encodes:
- the cysG gene encoding siroheme synthase CysG: protein MKYLPLFHNLRGSRVLVVGGGEIALRKSRLLADAGALLRVVAPEIETQLRELVAASGGECLLRGYVEADLDGCGLIIAATDDETLNAQVSTDAHKRCVPVNVVDAPALCSVIFPAIVDRSPLIIAVSSGGDAPVLARLIRAKIETWIPSTYGQLAGLAARFRNQVKSLFPDVQQRRGFWEDVFQGPIADRQLAGQGAEAERLLQAKIDGEAMVTTGEVYLVGAGPGDPDLLTFKALRLMQQADVVLYDRLVAPAILELCRRDAERVYVGKRRADHAVPQDQINQQLVDLAKAGKRVVRLKGGDPFIFGRGGEEIEELAAHGIPFQVVPGITAASGCAAYAGIPLTHRDYAQSVRFVTGHLKDGSTDLPWADLVAPAQTLVFYMGLVGLPVICEQLIKHGRSADTPAALIQQGTTVNQRVFTGTLADLPRLVAEHEVHAPTLVIVGEVVQLREKLAWFEGAQAQV from the coding sequence ATGAAATATCTGCCGCTGTTTCACAACCTGCGCGGCAGTCGTGTGTTGGTCGTCGGTGGGGGGGAAATTGCCTTGCGCAAATCCCGCCTGCTGGCCGATGCCGGTGCGCTGCTGCGGGTGGTCGCACCTGAAATCGAAACGCAATTGCGTGAGCTGGTCGCCGCTTCTGGCGGTGAGTGCCTGTTGCGCGGTTATGTCGAGGCGGATCTGGACGGTTGCGGGCTGATCATTGCCGCCACCGACGATGAGACGCTCAACGCACAAGTTTCCACCGATGCTCACAAGCGCTGCGTGCCGGTCAACGTGGTCGACGCGCCGGCCTTGTGCAGCGTGATCTTCCCGGCGATCGTCGATCGCTCACCGCTGATCATTGCGGTGTCCAGCGGCGGCGATGCGCCGGTGCTGGCGCGTTTGATCCGCGCCAAGATCGAAACCTGGATTCCCTCGACTTACGGTCAGTTGGCCGGACTCGCCGCGCGTTTCCGTAATCAGGTGAAAAGCCTGTTTCCGGATGTGCAGCAGCGTCGTGGCTTCTGGGAAGACGTGTTTCAGGGACCGATTGCCGACCGCCAACTGGCCGGGCAGGGCGCCGAGGCCGAGCGTCTGCTGCAAGCCAAGATCGATGGCGAGGCCATGGTCACCACCGGCGAGGTGTATCTGGTCGGTGCTGGCCCGGGCGATCCGGACCTGCTGACCTTCAAGGCTTTGCGTCTGATGCAGCAAGCCGATGTGGTGCTGTACGACCGTTTGGTTGCACCTGCGATTCTTGAACTGTGCCGTCGTGATGCCGAGCGTGTTTACGTCGGCAAGCGTCGCGCCGATCACGCCGTGCCGCAGGACCAGATCAATCAGCAACTGGTCGACCTGGCCAAGGCCGGCAAGCGCGTGGTGCGGTTGAAGGGCGGCGATCCGTTTATCTTCGGCCGTGGCGGCGAAGAAATCGAAGAGCTGGCGGCTCACGGCATTCCGTTTCAGGTGGTGCCGGGTATCACAGCGGCCAGCGGTTGCGCGGCGTATGCCGGGATTCCGCTGACCCATCGCGATTACGCGCAGTCGGTGCGTTTTGTCACCGGGCATTTGAAGGACGGCTCCACCGATCTGCCATGGGCCGACCTTGTCGCGCCGGCGCAGACGCTGGTGTTCTACATGGGCCTGGTCGGCTTGCCGGTCATTTGCGAACAACTGATCAAACACGGTCGTTCAGCGGATACCCCGGCGGCGTTGATTCAGCAGGGCACCACGGTTAATCAGCGCGTCTTCACCGGCACGCTGGCTGATCTGCCGCGACTGGTGGCGGAGCATGAAGTGCATGCGCCGACACTGGTGATTGTCGGCGAAGTGGTGCAACTGCGCGAGAAACTGGCGTGGTTTGAAGGGGCTCAGGCGCAGGTCTGA
- the serS gene encoding serine--tRNA ligase: protein MLDSKLLRSNLQDVADRLASRGFALDTARIEALEEQRKTVQTRTEALQAERNARSKSIGQAKQRGEDIAPLMADVERMAGELSAGKVELDAIQTELDSILLGIPNLPHESVPVGKDEDDNVEVRRWGTPTAFDFEVKDHVALGEKFGWLDFETAAKLSGARFALLRGPIARLHRALAQFMINLHVNEHGYEEAYTPYLVQAPALQGTGQLPKFEEDLFKIAREGEADLYLIPTAEVSLTNIVAGEIVDSKLLPIKFVAHTPCFRSEAGASGRDTRGMIRQHQFDKVEMVQIVEPSQSMEALEGLTANAEKVLQLLGLPYRTLALCTGDMGFSAVKTYDLEVWIPSQDKYREISSCSNCGDFQARRMQARFRNPETGKPELVHTLNGSGLAVGRTLVAVLENYQQADGSIRVPDVLKPYMGGLEVIG from the coding sequence ATGCTCGATTCCAAACTGTTACGTAGCAACCTTCAGGACGTAGCGGACCGCCTGGCTTCCCGTGGCTTTGCCCTGGATACCGCGCGCATCGAAGCGCTGGAAGAACAGCGCAAGACCGTCCAGACCCGCACCGAAGCACTGCAGGCTGAGCGTAACGCGCGTTCCAAATCCATCGGTCAGGCCAAGCAGCGCGGCGAAGACATCGCGCCGTTGATGGCGGACGTCGAGCGCATGGCGGGCGAACTGAGTGCTGGCAAAGTCGAACTGGACGCGATCCAGACCGAACTGGACTCGATCCTGCTCGGTATCCCCAACCTGCCGCACGAATCCGTGCCGGTCGGCAAAGACGAAGACGACAACGTCGAAGTGCGCCGCTGGGGCACACCGACCGCTTTCGATTTCGAAGTGAAAGACCACGTTGCCCTGGGCGAGAAGTTCGGCTGGCTGGACTTCGAAACCGCCGCCAAGCTGTCCGGCGCGCGTTTCGCCTTGCTGCGTGGCCCGATCGCCCGTCTGCACCGCGCACTGGCGCAGTTCATGATCAACCTGCACGTCAACGAGCACGGCTACGAAGAGGCGTACACGCCTTATCTGGTTCAGGCCCCGGCGCTGCAAGGCACCGGTCAACTGCCGAAGTTCGAAGAGGACCTGTTCAAAATCGCCCGTGAAGGCGAAGCCGATCTGTACCTGATTCCGACCGCTGAAGTGTCGCTGACCAACATCGTTGCCGGCGAAATCGTCGACTCGAAACTGCTGCCGATCAAGTTCGTCGCGCACACCCCGTGCTTCCGCAGCGAAGCCGGCGCATCGGGCCGTGACACTCGCGGCATGATCCGTCAGCACCAGTTCGACAAGGTTGAAATGGTCCAGATCGTTGAGCCATCGCAATCGATGGAAGCACTGGAAGGCCTGACCGCCAACGCCGAAAAAGTTTTGCAGCTGCTCGGTCTGCCTTATCGCACCTTGGCGCTGTGCACCGGCGACATGGGCTTCAGCGCGGTCAAGACTTACGATCTGGAAGTGTGGATCCCGAGCCAGGACAAGTACCGCGAAATCTCGTCGTGCTCGAACTGCGGCGACTTCCAGGCCCGCCGTATGCAAGCGCGTTTCCGCAACCCGGAAACCGGCAAGCCTGAGCTCGTGCACACCTTGAACGGTTCGGGTCTGGCAGTCGGCCGTACGCTGGTTGCTGTGCTGGAAAACTACCAGCAGGCCGACGGTTCGATCCGTGTGCCGGACGTACTCAAGCCGTACATGGGTGGCCTTGAGGTCATCGGCTAA
- a CDS encoding replication-associated recombination protein A, producing the protein MDLFRSAPIAQPLAARLRATNLDEYVGQEHVLARGKPLREALEQGALHSMIFWGPPGVGKTTLARLLAEVSDAHFETVSAVLAGVKEIRQAVEIAKQQAGQYGKRTILFVDEVHRFNKSQQDAFLPYVEDGTLIFIGATTENPSFELNNALLSRARVYVLKSLDEAALRKLVHRALTEERGLGKRNLTLNNEGFQMLLSAADGDGRRLLNLLENASDLAEDNSEIGTELLQSLLGDTRRRFDKGGEAFYDQISALHKSVRGSNPDGALYWFARMIDGGCDPLYLARRVVRMASEDIGNADPRALSLCLAAWEVQERLGSPEGELAVAQAITYLACAPKSNAVYMGFKTALRAAAENGSLEVPLHLRNAPTKLMKQLGYGDEYRYAHDEPDAYAAGEDYFPEELDPIPFYQPVPRGLELKIGEKLNHLAQLDRLSPRQRRK; encoded by the coding sequence ATGGATCTGTTTCGCAGTGCACCGATTGCCCAACCACTGGCCGCGCGTTTGCGTGCGACCAATCTGGACGAGTACGTCGGTCAGGAGCACGTGCTCGCTCGCGGCAAGCCTCTGCGTGAGGCGCTGGAGCAGGGTGCCCTGCATTCGATGATCTTCTGGGGCCCGCCGGGCGTGGGCAAAACCACGCTGGCGCGGTTGCTCGCGGAAGTCTCCGATGCGCACTTCGAAACGGTCTCGGCAGTACTCGCCGGGGTCAAAGAGATCCGTCAGGCCGTTGAAATTGCCAAGCAGCAGGCCGGCCAGTACGGCAAGCGCACGATTCTGTTTGTTGATGAAGTGCACCGTTTCAACAAATCCCAGCAGGACGCGTTCCTGCCGTATGTTGAAGACGGCACGCTGATCTTCATCGGCGCCACCACCGAAAATCCTTCGTTCGAACTCAACAACGCTCTGTTGTCGCGCGCCCGCGTCTACGTGCTGAAAAGCCTCGACGAAGCGGCGCTGCGCAAACTGGTGCACCGCGCGCTTACCGAAGAGCGCGGTCTGGGCAAGCGCAACCTGACGCTGAATAACGAAGGCTTCCAGATGCTGCTGTCGGCCGCCGATGGCGATGGCCGGCGTCTGCTCAATCTGCTGGAAAATGCCTCGGATCTGGCCGAAGACAACAGCGAAATCGGCACCGAGCTGCTGCAAAGCCTGCTCGGTGACACCCGTCGGCGTTTCGACAAGGGCGGCGAAGCGTTCTATGACCAGATATCGGCGCTGCACAAGTCGGTGCGCGGCTCCAATCCCGACGGCGCGCTGTACTGGTTTGCGCGAATGATCGATGGCGGTTGCGATCCGCTGTACCTGGCCCGACGCGTGGTGCGCATGGCCAGTGAAGACATCGGCAACGCCGACCCGCGCGCCCTCAGCCTGTGCCTGGCGGCGTGGGAAGTGCAGGAGCGCCTCGGCAGTCCTGAAGGCGAGTTGGCCGTGGCCCAGGCCATCACTTATCTGGCCTGCGCGCCGAAGAGCAATGCGGTGTACATGGGCTTCAAAACCGCCCTGCGCGCCGCTGCCGAAAACGGCTCGCTGGAAGTGCCGCTGCACCTGCGCAACGCCCCGACCAAACTGATGAAACAATTGGGCTACGGTGACGAATACCGCTACGCCCACGACGAGCCGGATGCTTACGCCGCTGGCGAAGACTATTTCCCGGAAGAGCTCGATCCCATTCCGTTCTACCAACCGGTGCCGCGCGGCCTGGAGTTGAAGATCGGCGAGAAGCTCAATCACCTCGCTCAACTTGATCGTTTAAGCCCTCGGCAGCGGAGAAAATAG
- the lolA gene encoding outer membrane lipoprotein chaperone LolA yields MRLIRMLLPVLALTTLTAHADQKDVARLTQLLETSKTLSANFSQLTLDGSGTQLQETTGDMTLQRPGLFYWHTNAPAEQTMVSDGKKVTLWDPDLEQATIKKLDERLTQTPALLLSGDVSKISQSFDITAKEAGGVIDFTLKPKTKDTLFDNLRLSFRNGLLNDMQLIDSVGQRTNILFTGVKANEPVSPSKFKFDIPKGADVIQE; encoded by the coding sequence ATGCGTCTTATCCGCATGCTGCTGCCAGTACTGGCGCTGACCACTCTCACGGCCCACGCCGATCAAAAGGACGTGGCGCGTCTGACCCAACTGCTGGAAACATCCAAGACCCTGAGCGCGAACTTCTCGCAGTTGACCCTCGACGGCAGCGGCACGCAGTTGCAGGAAACCACCGGCGACATGACCCTGCAGCGTCCGGGCCTGTTCTACTGGCACACCAATGCGCCGGCCGAACAGACCATGGTTTCCGACGGCAAGAAAGTCACCCTGTGGGACCCTGATCTGGAACAGGCGACCATCAAGAAGCTCGACGAGCGTCTGACCCAGACCCCGGCGCTGCTGCTGTCCGGTGATGTGTCGAAGATCAGCCAGAGTTTTGATATCACCGCGAAAGAGGCGGGCGGCGTGATCGACTTCACTCTGAAGCCGAAAACCAAGGACACTTTGTTCGATAACCTGCGTCTGTCGTTCCGCAACGGCCTGCTTAACGATATGCAACTGATCGACAGCGTCGGCCAGCGCACCAACATCCTGTTTACCGGGGTCAAGGCCAACGAGCCGGTATCGCCGTCCAAGTTCAAGTTCGACATCCCCAAGGGTGCGGACGTGATCCAGGAATAA
- a CDS encoding DNA translocase FtsK, whose protein sequence is MKKSTEAPKTVVPLWRQQLHYRLKEGALIAIGALCLFLMMALLTYGKDDPGWSHNSKIDDVQNFGGPAGSYSADILFMVLGYFAYIFPLLLAIKAYQIFRQRHEPWQWSGWLFSWRLIGLVFLVLSGAALAHLHFHAASGLPAGAGGALGESLGNLAKNALNIQGSTLLFIALFLFGLTVFTDLSWFKVMDITGKITLDLFELFQGALNRWWSARTERKQLVAQLREVDDRVHDVVAPTVTDKREQAKVKERLIEREQALSKHMSDREKQVPPVIAPAPAKAPEPSKRVQKEKQVPLFVDSAVEGTLPPISILDPAEKKQLNYSPESLAAVGHLLEIKLKEFGVEVTVDSIHPGPVITRYEIQPAAGVKVSRIANLAKDLARSLAVTSVRVVEVIPGKTTVGIEIPNEDRQIVRFSEVLSTPEYDNFKSPVTLALGHDIGGKPVITDLAKMPHLLVAGTTGSGKSVGVNAMILSILFKSGPEDAKLIMIDPKMLELSIYEGIPHLLCPVVTDMKDAANALRWSVAEMERRYKLMAKMGVRNLSGFNAKVKEAQDAGEPLSDPLYKRESIHDEAPLLQKLPTIVVVVDEFADMMMIVGKKVEELIARIAQKARAAGIHLILATQRPSVDVITGLIKANIPTRMAFQVSSKIDSRTIIDQGGAEQLLGHGDMLYMPPGTSLPIRVHGAFVSDDEVHRVVEAWKLRGAPEYNDDILNGVEEAGSGFEGSSGGGDGDDPEADALYDEAVQFVLESRRASISAVQRKLKIGYNRAARMIEAMEMAGVVTSMNTNGSREVLAPGPVRD, encoded by the coding sequence TTGAAGAAATCCACCGAAGCACCAAAAACAGTCGTTCCGCTCTGGCGCCAACAGTTGCACTACCGGCTCAAGGAAGGTGCATTGATCGCCATCGGCGCCTTGTGCCTGTTCCTGATGATGGCTTTGCTGACCTACGGCAAGGACGATCCGGGCTGGAGCCACAACAGCAAGATCGATGATGTACAGAATTTCGGCGGCCCGGCGGGCTCCTACAGCGCTGACATCCTGTTCATGGTGCTGGGTTACTTCGCCTACATCTTCCCGTTGCTGCTGGCGATCAAGGCCTACCAGATCTTCCGCCAGCGCCATGAGCCATGGCAGTGGAGCGGCTGGCTGTTTTCCTGGCGCCTGATCGGTCTGGTGTTTCTGGTGCTGTCCGGCGCTGCGCTGGCGCATCTGCACTTTCACGCGGCTTCGGGTCTGCCGGCGGGTGCTGGTGGCGCGCTGGGCGAAAGCCTCGGCAATCTGGCGAAGAACGCGCTGAACATCCAGGGCAGCACGCTGTTGTTCATCGCGCTGTTCCTGTTCGGTCTGACGGTGTTTACCGACCTGTCGTGGTTCAAGGTGATGGACATCACCGGCAAGATCACCCTCGACCTGTTCGAACTGTTCCAGGGCGCGCTCAATCGCTGGTGGTCGGCCCGTACCGAACGCAAGCAACTGGTTGCGCAACTGCGTGAAGTCGACGATCGCGTCCACGACGTGGTCGCGCCGACGGTCACCGACAAGCGTGAGCAGGCCAAAGTCAAAGAACGCCTGATCGAACGTGAGCAAGCCCTGAGCAAGCACATGTCCGATCGCGAGAAACAAGTGCCGCCGGTTATCGCCCCGGCCCCGGCTAAAGCGCCCGAGCCAAGCAAACGCGTGCAGAAAGAGAAACAGGTGCCGTTGTTCGTCGACAGCGCCGTGGAAGGTACCTTGCCGCCGATCTCGATTCTTGATCCGGCGGAAAAGAAACAACTCAATTACTCACCGGAATCCCTGGCGGCAGTCGGCCATTTGCTGGAGATCAAACTGAAGGAATTCGGCGTCGAAGTCACGGTGGATTCGATCCATCCTGGCCCGGTGATTACCCGATACGAAATTCAGCCTGCCGCCGGCGTCAAAGTCAGCCGCATCGCCAACCTGGCGAAAGACCTTGCGCGTTCGCTGGCCGTGACCAGCGTTCGTGTGGTCGAGGTGATTCCGGGCAAGACCACCGTCGGTATCGAGATTCCCAACGAAGACCGGCAGATCGTGCGCTTCTCCGAAGTGCTGTCGACGCCTGAGTACGACAACTTCAAATCGCCGGTCACCCTGGCACTCGGTCACGACATCGGCGGTAAGCCGGTGATCACTGACCTGGCGAAGATGCCGCACTTGCTGGTGGCCGGTACCACCGGTTCCGGTAAGTCGGTGGGTGTGAACGCGATGATCCTGTCGATCCTGTTCAAATCCGGCCCGGAAGACGCCAAGCTGATCATGATCGACCCGAAGATGTTGGAACTGTCGATCTACGAAGGCATTCCGCACCTGCTGTGCCCGGTCGTGACCGACATGAAAGACGCCGCCAACGCCTTGCGCTGGAGCGTTGCCGAGATGGAGCGCCGCTACAAGCTGATGGCGAAAATGGGCGTGCGCAACCTGTCCGGCTTCAACGCCAAGGTCAAGGAAGCCCAGGACGCTGGCGAGCCGTTGAGCGATCCGCTGTACAAGCGTGAAAGCATTCACGACGAAGCGCCGTTGCTGCAGAAACTGCCGACCATCGTCGTGGTGGTCGACGAATTCGCCGACATGATGATGATCGTTGGCAAGAAGGTTGAAGAACTGATCGCCCGTATTGCGCAGAAGGCGCGTGCGGCGGGTATTCACTTGATCCTCGCGACCCAGCGGCCATCGGTGGACGTGATTACCGGTCTGATCAAGGCCAACATTCCGACGCGTATGGCGTTCCAGGTGTCGAGCAAGATCGACTCCCGTACCATCATCGATCAGGGTGGCGCCGAACAACTGCTTGGCCACGGTGACATGCTCTACATGCCACCGGGCACCAGCCTGCCGATCCGCGTTCACGGTGCGTTCGTATCCGACGATGAAGTACACCGTGTGGTCGAAGCGTGGAAACTGCGCGGCGCACCGGAATACAACGATGACATCCTCAACGGTGTCGAAGAAGCTGGCAGCGGTTTTGAAGGCAGCAGCGGTGGCGGTGACGGCGATGATCCGGAAGCCGACGCGCTGTACGACGAAGCTGTACAGTTTGTGCTGGAAAGCCGTCGCGCCTCGATTTCCGCGGTACAGCGCAAGCTGAAGATCGGCTACAACCGCGCTGCACGGATGATCGAAGCCATGGAAATGGCCGGCGTCGTCACCTCCATGAACACCAACGGTTCCCGTGAAGTCCTGGCCCCGGGCCCGGTACGCGACTGA
- the trxB gene encoding thioredoxin-disulfide reductase, which produces MNVAKHSRLIILGSGPAGYSAAVYAARANLKPVVITGLQAGGQLTITVEVDNWPGDVEGLTGPVLMERMQKHAERFATEIVYDHIHTAKLQQRPFELVGDSGIYTCDALIIATGASAQYLGLRSEEAFAGKGVSACATCDGFFYRNQVVAVVGGGNTAVEEALYLSNIAKEVHLIHRRDKLRSEKILQDKLFEKAANGNVRLHWNQNLDEVLGDTSGVTGARLRDSHTGETRELALSGVFIAIGHKPNTDLFQGQLTMRDGYLRVKGGSDGDATSTEIPGVFAAGDVADHVYRQAVTSAGAGCMAALDAEKYLDDIPVI; this is translated from the coding sequence ATGAACGTAGCGAAGCATTCACGCCTGATCATCCTCGGCTCCGGTCCGGCCGGTTACAGCGCTGCCGTGTATGCCGCCCGCGCCAACCTCAAACCCGTGGTGATTACCGGCCTGCAGGCCGGTGGCCAGCTCACCATCACCGTCGAAGTCGACAACTGGCCCGGCGACGTCGAAGGCCTCACCGGCCCGGTGCTGATGGAACGCATGCAGAAACACGCCGAACGCTTTGCCACAGAGATCGTTTACGACCACATCCACACCGCCAAGTTGCAGCAGCGCCCGTTCGAGCTGGTCGGCGACAGTGGCATTTACACCTGCGACGCACTGATCATTGCCACCGGCGCATCGGCGCAATACCTGGGACTGCGCTCGGAAGAAGCCTTCGCCGGCAAAGGTGTTTCCGCCTGCGCGACCTGTGACGGCTTTTTCTATCGCAATCAGGTGGTCGCCGTGGTCGGCGGTGGCAATACGGCCGTCGAGGAAGCGCTGTACCTGTCGAACATCGCCAAGGAAGTGCACCTGATCCATCGCCGCGACAAGCTGCGTTCGGAGAAAATCCTTCAAGACAAACTGTTCGAGAAAGCCGCGAACGGCAACGTGCGCCTGCACTGGAATCAGAATCTCGACGAAGTACTCGGCGATACCAGCGGCGTCACCGGTGCGCGACTGCGCGACAGCCACACCGGCGAAACCCGCGAATTGGCACTGTCCGGCGTATTCATTGCCATTGGTCACAAGCCCAATACTGACCTGTTTCAAGGCCAGTTGACGATGCGCGACGGCTATTTACGGGTCAAGGGCGGCAGCGACGGCGACGCCACTTCTACCGAGATCCCCGGGGTGTTTGCCGCCGGTGATGTAGCCGACCACGTCTATCGACAAGCGGTGACGTCGGCGGGCGCCGGCTGCATGGCTGCGCTCGATGCCGAGAAGTATCTGGACGACATTCCTGTCATTTAA
- the aat gene encoding leucyl/phenylalanyl-tRNA--protein transferase → MLTWLQRNSLTFPPLEKAMRDPNGLLAAGGDLSADRLIQAYRHGCFPWFSEGQPILWWSPDPRTVLFPDELHVSRSLGKLLRQERYQVTFDQDFDAVIRACAAPRDYADGTWITEAMQDAYIELHRRGFAHSVEVWDQGEMVGGLYGLAMGQLFFGESMFSRADNASKFGFATLVRHLKDSGFVLIDCQMPTDHLHSLGARAIPRQQFADYLANHLDQPNRATWVC, encoded by the coding sequence ATGCTGACTTGGTTACAACGTAATTCCCTGACTTTTCCGCCGCTGGAAAAGGCCATGCGCGACCCTAACGGATTGCTCGCCGCCGGTGGCGATCTGTCGGCCGATCGGCTGATTCAGGCGTATCGCCATGGCTGCTTTCCGTGGTTTTCCGAGGGTCAGCCAATTCTCTGGTGGTCGCCGGATCCGCGCACAGTGCTGTTTCCCGACGAACTGCATGTCTCACGCAGCCTCGGCAAACTGTTGCGCCAGGAACGCTATCAAGTGACCTTCGACCAGGACTTCGACGCCGTGATCCGCGCCTGCGCCGCGCCCCGGGATTACGCCGACGGCACCTGGATCACCGAAGCCATGCAGGACGCCTACATTGAACTGCATCGCCGCGGCTTCGCGCATTCGGTGGAGGTCTGGGATCAAGGCGAGATGGTCGGCGGCCTGTACGGCCTGGCGATGGGCCAACTGTTTTTCGGCGAATCAATGTTCAGTCGCGCCGACAATGCCTCGAAATTCGGCTTTGCCACGCTGGTGCGCCATCTGAAAGACTCGGGATTCGTGCTGATCGATTGCCAGATGCCGACCGATCATCTGCACAGCCTCGGCGCGCGGGCGATTCCTCGTCAGCAATTCGCCGACTATCTGGCCAATCACCTGGATCAACCCAATCGTGCCACTTGGGTTTGCTGA
- a CDS encoding arginyltransferase: MTELARLKFYATQPHSCSYLPEEQATTLFLDPSQPMDVHVYADLSEMGFRRSGDHLYRPHCQNCNACVPARIPVAQFTPNRQQKRIFKRNTDLQVRPAKPQFSEEYFDLYQRYIEQRHADGDMYPPSRDQFSTFLVRDLPFSRFYEFRLDGRLLAVAVTDLLPNGLSAVYTFYEPAEERRSLGRFAILWQIAEAQRLGLEAVYLGYWIKNCKKMNYKTQYRPIELLINQRWVILN; the protein is encoded by the coding sequence ATGACCGAGTTGGCGCGTTTGAAGTTCTATGCCACTCAGCCTCACTCTTGCAGTTATCTGCCCGAGGAGCAGGCCACGACCCTGTTTCTCGATCCGAGCCAGCCCATGGATGTGCATGTCTACGCAGACCTGTCGGAAATGGGCTTTCGTCGCAGCGGCGATCATCTGTACCGCCCGCATTGCCAGAACTGCAATGCGTGCGTGCCTGCGCGCATTCCAGTGGCGCAGTTCACACCCAATCGTCAGCAGAAGAGGATTTTCAAGCGCAACACGGATTTGCAGGTGCGCCCGGCCAAACCACAATTCAGCGAAGAATATTTCGATCTGTACCAGCGCTATATCGAACAACGCCACGCCGACGGCGACATGTACCCGCCGAGCCGTGATCAATTCTCGACGTTTCTGGTACGTGATCTGCCGTTCTCGCGCTTTTACGAGTTCCGACTCGACGGACGGTTGCTCGCTGTGGCGGTGACCGATTTGCTGCCGAACGGTTTGTCCGCCGTATACACCTTCTACGAACCCGCCGAAGAGCGCCGCAGCCTTGGCCGATTTGCCATCCTCTGGCAAATCGCCGAGGCACAGCGCCTTGGGCTTGAGGCGGTGTACCTCGGATACTGGATCAAGAACTGCAAAAAGATGAACTACAAGACCCAATATCGCCCTATCGAATTGCTGATTAATCAGCGCTGGGTCATCCTCAACTAA
- the infA gene encoding translation initiation factor IF-1, whose protein sequence is MSKEDSFEMEGTVVDTLPNTMFRVELENGHVVTAHISGKMRKNYIRILTGDKVRVELTPYDLSKGRITYRAR, encoded by the coding sequence ATGTCGAAAGAAGACAGCTTCGAAATGGAAGGCACTGTCGTCGACACCCTGCCCAACACCATGTTTCGTGTGGAGTTGGAAAATGGGCACGTCGTAACCGCGCATATTTCCGGCAAGATGCGCAAGAATTACATTCGTATTCTTACCGGTGACAAAGTGCGCGTCGAGCTGACGCCCTATGACTTGAGCAAAGGGCGCATTACTTACCGCGCTCGTTAA